One segment of Indicator indicator isolate 239-I01 chromosome 23, UM_Iind_1.1, whole genome shotgun sequence DNA contains the following:
- the LOC128974720 gene encoding mucin-19-like, with translation MVLVTQITTPAQQPREQGASSPGSRVQEPREQGASSPGSRVPAVPGAGCQQPREQGASSPGSRAQQSREQSASSPGSRVPAVPGAGRSSPGSRVPAVPGAECQQSREPGAAVPGAECLQSREQVAAVPGAGCSSPGSRVPAVPGAGASSPGSRCQQSREQGAAVPGAECQQSREQVPVVPGAGASSPGSRVQQSREQSASSPGSRVPAVPGAGRSSPGSRCSSPGSRVPAVPGAKCQQSREQSASSPGASASSPGSRVPAVPGAECQQSREQGAAVPGAECQQFREQGAAVPGAECQQSREQVPAVPGAECQQSREQSASSPGSRVPVVPGAGASSPESRAQQSREQSASSPGSRVPAVPGAGCSSPGSRVPAVPGAGASSPGSRAQQSREQSASSPGSRAQQSREQSASSPGSRVPAVPGAGASSPGSRVQQSREQSASSSGSRAPAVPGAGASSSGSRVPAVPGAGCQQSREQVPAVPGAECQQFREQGASSPGSRVPAVPGAGRQQSREQGAAVPGAGRQQSREQGAAVPEAGRQQSREQGAAVPEAGRQQSREQGAAVPGAGRQQSREQGAAVPGAGRSSEAALTSSGACGSCGSDGAGCIPLQGNPTAAHKGCEPPLGPPQSERQPSTALEKSKVPFPI, from the coding sequence CTCCAGCGCAGCAGCCCCGGGAGCAGGGTGCCAGCAGCCCCGGGAGCAGGGTGCAGGAGCCCCGGGAGCAGGGTGCCAGCAGTCCCGGGAGCAGGGTGCCAGCAGTCCCGGGAGCAGGGTGCCAGCAGCCCCGGGAGCAGGGTGCCAGCAGTCCCGGGAGCAGGGCGCAGCAGTCCCGGGAGCAGAGTGCCAGCAGTCCCGGGAGCAGGGTGCCAGCAGTCCCGGGAGCAGGGCGCAGCAGTCCCGGGAGCAGAGTGCCAGCAGTCCCGGGAGCAGAGTGCCAGCAGTCCCGGGAGCCGGGTGCAGCAGTCCCGGGAGCAGAGTGCCTGCAGTCCCGGGAGCAGGTCGCAGCAGTCCCGGGAGCCGGGTGCAGCAGTCCCGGGAGCAGAGTGCCAGCAGTCCCGGGAGCAGGTGCCAGTAGTCCCGGGAGCAGGTGCCAGCAGTCCCGGGAGCAGGGTGCAGCAGTCCCGGGAGCAGAGTGCCAGCAGTCCCGGGAGCAGGTGCCAGTAGTCCCGGGAGCAGGTGCCAGCAGTCCCGGGAGCAGGGTGCAGCAGTCCCGGGAGCAGAGTGCCAGCAGTCCCGGGAGCAGAGTGCCAGCAGTCCCGGGAGCAGGGCGCAGCAGTCCCGGGAGCAGGTGCAGCAGTCCCGGGAGCAGAGTGCCAGCAGTTCCGGGAGCAAAGTGCCAGCAGTCCCGGGAGCAGAGTGCCAGCAGTCCGGGAGCAAGTGCCAGCAGTCCCGGGAGCAGAGTGCCAGCAGTCCCGGGAGCAGAGTGCCAGCAGTCCCGGGAGCAGGGTGCAGCAGTCCCGGGAGCAGAGTGCCAGCAGTTCCGGGAGCAGGGTGCAGCAGTCCCGGGAGCAGAGTGCCAGCAGTCCCGGGAGCAGGTGCCAGCAGTCCCGGGAGCAGAGTGCCAGCAGTCCCGGGAGCAGAGTGCCAGTAGTCCCGGGAGCAGAGTGCCAGTAGTCCCGGGAGCAGGTGCCAGCAGTCCCGAGAGCAGGGCGCAGCAGTCCCGGGAGCAGAGTGCCAGCAGTCCCGGGAGCAGAGTGCCAGCAGTCCCGGGAGCAGGGTGCAGCAGTCCCGGGAGCAGAGTGCCAGCAGTCCCGGGAGCAGGTGCCAGCAGTCCCGGGAGCAGGGCGCAGCAGTCCCGGGAGCAGAGTGCCAGCAGTCCCGGGAGCAGGGCGCAGCAGTCCCGGGAGCAGAGTGCCAGCAGTCCCGGGAGCAGAGTGCCAGCAGTCCCGGGAGCAGGTGCCAGCAGTCCCGGGAGCAGGGTGCAGCAGTCCCGGGAGCAGAGTGCCAGCAGTTCCGGGAGCAGGGCGCCAGCAGTCCCGGGAGCAGGTGCCAGCAGTTCCGGGAGCAGGGTGCCAGCAGTTCCGGGAGCAGGGTGCCAGCAGTCCCGGGAGCAGGTGCCAGCAGTCCCGGGAGCAGAGTGCCAGCAGTTCCGGGAGCAGGGTGCCAGCAGTCCCGGGAGCAGAGTGCCAGCAGTCCCGGGAGCAGGGCGCCAGCAGTCCCGGGAGCAGGGCGCAGCAGTCCCGGGAGCAGGGCGCCAGCAGTCCCGGGAGCAGGGCGCAGCAGTCCCGGAAGCAGGGCGCCAGCAGTCCCGGGAGCAGGGCGCAGCAGTCCCGGAAGCAGGGCGCCAGCAGTCCCGGGAGCAGGGCGCAGCAGTCCCGGGAGCAGGGCGCCAGCAGTCCCGGGAGCAGGGCGCAGCAGTCCCGGGAGCAGGGCGCAGCAGCGAGGCAGCTCTGACATCTAGCGGTGCTTGTGGCTCCTGCGGGTCGGACGGAGCAGGCTGCATCCCGCTGCAGGGGAACCCAACCGCCGCTCACAAAGGCTGCGAACCACCTCTGGGACCCCCCCAGTCCGAGCGCCAGCCCAGCACCGCCTTAGAAAAATCAAAGGTCCCTTTTCCAATATAG